In Muribaculum gordoncarteri, the genomic window TAGATGGCAACCAACAGGCTGCGTACTGTCGAGTCAAAAGGATTCGTGATTGTGCCTCCTGCGTTCTTGATCATCTTCACATCACCGTTTTTAATTCCGAGGGCTGCCGGCAGAAGTTCTACGAGCCGGGTGTCCATGCAGGTGACGATTGCGATTTTCTTGTCGGGGTATTTTGAAGTCTTGTACTTCTCATACTCCTTTGTTTCTACAAATCTGCGATTGAATCGCAACATCTCTTCAATCATGGTCTATTGTTGTTTAAAAGTTGAATCGATTGTAAGCTTTATCGCTTTGCGAGTCGTTGATGTGACGGGGAAATGCCGTGATGCACGCATACCCATTACCCACAGTATTACACCGTTGCGGGTGAGCAGCCATGTGAGTTGCTTGTCGTACAACGACATTTTGGCGTCGGAAAATATGTCGCTCACAAGTCGGCTGCCTTTCATGCCGAAGGGTGACATCCTGTCGCCTTCGCGCCAGTGTCGTATTACGAATTTGGGGTCGCCTTCCAGTGCCGATGAATCGAGATACATCGTGTTGGCGTCACGTGTAAACTTTATGTCGTCGGCATTGACTGATTCGCAGGTCAATCCCCGGGGAAGTGACGACTTGTCGTTCAGGTCTATTTCAATCTCTTGATCATGGATTGTCGTATGTGGTGACACTATGAGTGTCCCACGGTCGATGAGCGCTTTATGGTCGGCTGAGAAGAACTCCTTTCCCGATGAGTCGGCCGATGCAATCATGTCGGCTGCCTGGGCGTGATTGAAGCCATATCGTTTTATCGATTCATACAGCAATTGAACGGAATTTTGGCACTCTTTGGCCATTCGGGCTATGTCGATGCTGTTGTCGGCCGACCGGTAGGGTGCCTTAAGCGCATTTACGCCTTCATTGAACAGCTGAAGGTTGTCATGCAGGTTGTCGATTGTCGTCGTAATCGTGTTTTCGGCATCGGGAAACAGCTCATATAGCTGTGGGAGCACAACGTTACGCAGCCGGTTGCGCTTTACATCGTTGATGAGGTTGGTGCTGTCGGTTACATACTCGATGCCGTTACGTGACAGATATTCGATGATTTCACGGCGTGACGTGTCGAGCAGCGGACGGATAATGCATCCGTTGACTGCTTTCATACCGGCAACTCCGGTGATTCCGCTTCCTCGCAGAACGTTCAGAAAGAATGTTTCGATGTTGTCATCGCGATGATGGGCTACGGCTACCGGAATGTCACCGTATTTTGCTGAAAGTTCCCGAAACCAGTCGTAACGCAGGTCACGGCATGCCATTTCGGTTGACACTCCGTGGGCTTTTTTGTATGACTCGACATCGAAGTGTATCTCTTCATATTCGGCATTGAATCGGGCTGCCGTCATCGCGGCGTGTCGTCGGTCACGTTCCGACTCCTCGCCGCGCAGGTGAAAGTCGCAGTGGGCTGCTGTGCACCGGTAACCCAGTGCGGTCAGCACGGCGAGCAATGCCACGGAATCGGCCCCGCCGCTCAATGCCACAATTACATGCTGCTCAGGGTCGAGCATACCGTTACGCTCGATATTCGCTTTTACTTTATCGACAAAATCCATGACTGCATCAGGTGCGGTTGTTTGATATTATTACTCGGCGATTGGATTTTATTTCCAAAGTTACAGAAAAATTTTGTAATTTTGTCGCAATAAAGTAATTGACACAGCTATGTTAGAAAAAATAAATTCTCTCAAGGCCGAAATCGAGCAGCTTACCGCTGCCAATGCCGGTGAGGTAGAAGCACTTCGCATCAAATATCTTAGCAAGAAAGGCGAGATATCGGTTCTGTTCAATGAGTTCCGTAATCTGCCCGGTGATCAGAAGCGCGTCATAGGTGCTCCGTTGAATCAGCTTAAGGACTTTGCCACCAACCGCATAAACGAACTTCGTGAGTCGATGGGCAATGCCGACAATGTTGATCTGGATCTTGACCTTAGTCGCACTGCGTCACCTATAAAGCTTGGTACTCGTCACCCGTTGTCGCTTGTGCGCAACGAAATCGTGTCGATATTTTCACGCCTTGGATTCTCAATCGCCGAAGGCCCCGAGATAGAGGATGACTGGCATGTGTTCTCTTCGCTTAACTTTGCGGCCGACCATCCGGCACGTGACATGCAGGACACGTTCTTCATCCAGCGTAATCCCGATGTGCTGCTCCGCACTCACACTTCAAGCGTGCAGTCAAGAGTTATGGAAAAGGCTCAGCCGCCTATCCGTATAATCTGCCCCGGACGAGTTTACCGTAACGAGGCCATATCGGCACGTGCCCACTGCTTCTTCCATCAGGTTGAGGCGTTGTATGTCGACAAGAACGTGTCGTTTGTCGACCTTAAACAGACACTGCTCTACTTCGCACAGGAGATGTTTGGCCCCGAAACCAAGATACGCCTTCGCCCGAGTTACTTCCCGTTCACCGAGCCTTCAGCCGAGATGGATATATCATGTAACCTTTGCGGCGGTAAGGGATGCTCATTCTGCAAGCACACCGGATGGGTTGAGATTCTCGGTTGCGGTATGGTCGATCCCAATGTCCTTGACGCTTGCGGCATAGACTCCAAGGAGTACACCGGTTTTGCATTGGGTATGGGTATCGAGCGAATCACCAACCTCAAATATCAGGTCAAGGACTTGAGAATGTTCTCGGAAAACGACACTCGCTTCCTTGAGGAGTTCACAAGTGCCCATTAACAGCGTTACCCTATGGCTATGACCGTCAAAGAACGCTACAGGCAGGTGATAGAGTGGTTCAAGACCGCTATGCCGGTGGCCGAAACGGAGCTCCGATACGAGAATCCGTTTCAGCTTCTTGTGGCTGTCATATTGTCGGCTCAATGTACCGACAAGAGGGTCAACATGATTACTCCTCCGCTGTTTGAGGCTTTCCCGACGCCCGAGGCGATGGCTGCCGCTACACAGGATGACATATATGAGTACATAAAGTCGGTGTCCTATCCCAACAATAAGGCCCGCAATCTGCTCGGAGCTGCAAGGATGCTCGTCGAGGAGTTTGGCGGCGAGATGCCATCCGACATGGATGACCTCATAAAACTTCCCGGGGTAGGGCGCAAGACCGCCAATGTCATGCTGGCCGTAGTGTGGGGAAAGGCGGCGATGGCCGTTGACACCCATGTGTTCCGCGTGAGCGAGCGCATAGGTCTTACGACCAACAGCAAGAATCCGCTGCAAACCGAGAAACAGTTGTGCAAATATATTCCCGAGGATATAATTCCGCTTGCCCATCACTGGCTGATACTTCACGGGCGTTATGTGTGCAAGGCTCGCCGTCCCGATTGCCTTAATTGCGGATTGACCGGTGTGTGCCGATACTATCGCCGGGAAAATAAGGAGAAAACAAACAACGAAATCTGACGCGAATGGATGTAGAACAGACATTCCTTTTTATAATAGAGGTCGTAGGCACTGTCGCTTTCGCAATAAGCGGAATACGCATGGCTGCAGCCAAGCATTTTGACTGGTTTGGCGCTTATGTCGTGGGACTTGTCACCGCGATAGGCGGCGGTACGGTGCGAGACCTGCTTCTCAACATTCCCGTATTCTGGATGCAGACATGGTGGTATATCGCCGTGACGGGATTGTCGCTTATCGTAGTTATTGTGTTTCGCCGGATTCTTGTGAAGACGCGTGTCCTGTTCCTGTTTGACACCATTGGTCTTGCCTTGTTTGTAGTCATAGGAATCCAGAAGACTCTCGCCGTTGACTATCCTTTCTGGGTGGCCGTGATCATGGGTATTACAACGGGCGCTTTGGGCGGTGTGTTGCGTGACATACTTGTCAACAATGAACCGCTGTTGTTTCAAAAGGATATATATGCCACCGCGTGTCTTGCAGGAGGACTTGTATATTGGGTGGCCTATTATTGCGGCTTGTCGATGCCTGCTCAAGGCATTGCCTGTGCGGTGACGGTAATTGCCATGAGATTGCTTGCCGTAAGGTACAGCTGGTCGTTGCCTGTGCTGGTTGATATCGATGAAAATACCGGAAATAAAGTGTAATTGATTATGGCTAACGGATTGAAGCTCCCCAACAAATCACTGATGCAGTTCATCAAGTATGCCTGTGTAGGCGTGCTCAATACGCTTGTCACGCTTTGCGTGATATACGTGTGCAAAGCTTTGTTTGGTGTCAATCCGCTTGTGTCCAACGCCATCGGCTATGTTTGCGGCGTTGTCAACTCTTTCCTGTGGAATAAGAATTGGGTGTTTAAGTCGTCGGGCAACTACTACCGCGAGGCTATGATATTCCTTATAGGGTTCCTTATATGCTACGGATTGCAGCTGCTTACCGTTTGGCTGCTGAGCTATGAAACCCGCCTTGAATACTTTGAACTTAAGATTGCCGCGTTCACCCTTTCAGGCTATGGCCTTGCAACGCTTATAGGCAACGTGGTCTACACCTTGTCCAACTACGGATACAATAAAATCATCACTTTCCGAGGATAGCGGCGTCATCTGACGCTTCGTGACGATTGCGCTTGCCAAACAGCTTGTCGACAATCAATGCGATGAATCCGTCGCCGGTCACGTTACATGCCGTGCCGAAGCTGTCCATTGCTATATATAACGCTATCATGAGCGCTTGATCCTTTTCGGTAAATCCAAGCATGGACGCGAGCAGGCCGAGCGATGCCATTATAGAGCCTCCGGGTATGCCGGGGGCGGCGATTATCGTGACACCGAGCATACATATAAATCCGACAAACATGGGAAAATCATAGGGCAGGCCGTTCATTATCATCAAAGCCACGGCGCATGACACTATTTTAAGTGTGCTGCCCGACATGTGTATTGTGGCGCAAATCGGTATTACAAAACCCGCTATGTCCTCGCTTACTCCCATCTTGATAGCCTGACGCAGAGTCACGGGTATTGTAGCCGCTGACGATTGGGTGCCAAGTGCGGTGAAGTAGGCCGGGAGCATGGTAACCAGCAACTTGAACGGATTGCGTCGCACTACCAGTGCCGCGACGCAGTATTGGAGTACAAGGATGAAGATGTGCATTGCAAATATCACGAGTATCACCATGAAGAATGTCGCGAGTATGTCGCCCACTTGTCCCGATACGGTCATGTTGAGAAATATGCCGAAAATGTAGAGCGGCAGCAGGGGGATGATTATACTCTTAATAACCTTGGCCACTATGTCACGGAACTCATTGGCGCATTTTCTTAGGGTATTTCCTTCAAGATAGGCAATGCCTACTCCGAGCATGAATGAGATTACCAATCCCGTCATAACGCCCATCAACGGAGGTATTTCTACAGTAAAATAGGGGAGTAGGTCGGCGGCGTTTTTGAGGCCGCTGTCGATTGGTCTCGGATTTATCAGATGCGGGAATGTGGTTGCGCTTGTGAAGTAGGAGAGGAATCCAGCAAATATAGTGGCACCGTAGGCTATGGCGGCGGTCACAACCAGAACTTTTCCTGCTTTTCGGCCAATATCGGCTATGGCCGGAGTCACAAATCCTACAATGATGAGAGGAACGAGAAATCCGAGGAACTGGCTGAACAGTCCGTTGAAAGTCATGAATATTCTTCCAAGCCATTCGGGAAATATATATCCGCAACCAATACCGAGGGCAATGGCAAAAACTATTTGAAGGAGCAATCCTATCTTAATCTTCTTTTTTTCAGGCATTATGCAGGATGTTAGTAGTGAAAACTTTACCAAAAATAGTGCATTTTCGCGTTTATAACAATATTCTGACGAAGAAAGATTAGAATTATTATTATGAAATGATTTTTCACTTTGCTTAACAGCACGCATCGCTAATTAGTTACTTGTCGAGGTAATAGTGATAAATTGTAACGATATTGGCCGTAACATCTAATAATTTTGCATGAAATCAATGGCAATATTAAATTTGCTTTAGTAAAATCAAATGAATGCCGTCAAATGAATAAAAGAATCCTACTATGTGTCGTGACTATTGCGGGACTGTCGGTTGCACAAGCTCGTGATTGGAGTTACAATGATTGTATCGAGTATGCGCGTCAGCACAATATCTCGTTGCAGCAGTCGCGGATCAGCGGTGAATTGAGCGAGTACACTCTTGAAGAGTCAAAGGCCCAATGGCAGCCTACACTTGACTTTGCCACATCCCACACCTTGAGCAACACCCCGTGGGGGTATGGCAACAAAAACAGCTACAACAGCAACTACGGGTTGAATGCGGGCTGGACTGTGTGGAACGGTGGCGAGCGTGAAAACACCATCAAGCGCAACAAACTTCAGACTCAAATTTCATCGTTGAATACCGAGGACATGTTCCGTTCATTGGAAACCGATATGCTGTCGGTCTACATGAACATTCTCTACGCCAAGGAGTCGATAGCGATATACGAGGAGGCTGTCAAGCTTAGCGAGGCTCAGGCCGACCGTGCCCGTCAGCTGATGGAGAGCGGACGAATGTCACGCGTCGATTATGCGCAGTTGCAGGCCCAATACGAGCAGGATCGCTATTCACTGGTAAATGCACAGGGCACTTACGAAACACGCCTCATGGAGCTGAAGCGACTTCTCGAACTGGGCATCGATACTGAAATATCGCTCCAGGCCATTGAGTGGACGGCGCAGGAGGTGCTTGCCGAAGTTCCCCCGATTGAGGAGAGCTATCAGCTTGCGTTGGCTACCGATTCAAGACTTAAGGCCAATAAGCTTGAGGAGGAGAGTTCCGACTATGACATAAAGATTGCCAAGGCGGGTGCCATGCCTCGAATATCGTTGAATGCCGGAATAAGCACCGGATATTTTGCTCCGGGCAACAACTTCGGAGAGCAGATTAAGCGGAGTGTCAGCGAATCGATAGGACTCACGTTGTCATTGCCGATACTCGACGGCAAGAGAACCAAAATGGCTGTGGCACGCGCCAATGCGCAGCGCATTAATGCACAGCTTGACACGGAGTCGCGCCTCAACGATATAGCTCAGCAGATTGAGTCGTGCTATATCGACCTGCGTGCCGCACAGTCACGCTACACGGCAGGCGAGGAGCAGGTAAAGTCGGCTGAACTCAGCAACGAACTTGTCAACGAGCAGTTCAATCTCGGTCTTGTCAACACCATCGAGTTGCTCACTGCCCACAACAACCTCCTCGAAGCGCGACACTCGTTGCTTCAGGCCAAATACATGGCTATACTCGAACATAAGATGATTGAGTTCTATCGCACATCATCGGTAACTATGCCTTAACAAAACAAATAATTATAAATTATGAGAATCCAGCAATTAATTTACACTGCTTCGATTGCCCTGATGCTTTCGGCATGTTCAAAGGAAGCCAAGATTTCGCTTGAAACGGCCAAGGTTGAGGTAGGGGAGATCAGTGAGTCGGTGACTGCTACCGGAACTGTTGAGTCGGTGACGCAAGTCGATGTGGGTACACAGGTAACGGGTATAATTGATAAGTTATATGTCGATTACAACTCAGTGGTGACCAAGGGCCAGCTTTTGGCCGAGATTGAAAAGACTTTGCTTGAGAGCGACCTGAAGAGTGCCGACGCCAACATGGAATCGGCCCGTCTTACCTACGAATACAATAAGACTAACTATGAGCGTGACAAGAAACTTCACGACAAGCAGCTTATAAGCGATTATGAGTTCCAGACTTCGGCCAAGGACTATGAAGTGTCGAAAACTTCCTACGACAAGGCGCGTGCCGACCGTGTGAGAGCGGCAAAGAACCTGAACTATGCCGAAATATACTCGCCTATCGATGGTGTTGTGATTTCGCGTGAGGTCGAAGTGGGACAAACAGTTGTGTCCAACATGAACGTTGCAAACTTATATGTAATCGCCGACCTCGACAACATGCAGGTTGTGGGAAATGTCGATGAGGCCGACATAGGCCAGGTGAAGCTCGGTCAGGCCGTGACATTTACTGTCGACGCTTATCCCGAGATGGTGTTTAACGGAACCGTAACGCAGGTACGACTCAATCCCACCACTGAAAGCAATGTGGTTACCTACGAGGTTATCGTTGCCGCTCCCAATCCCGAACATAAACTGATTCCCGGTCTTACCGCTAATCTCACGATATATGTGACTCAGGAAAAGGATATACTGACGATTCCAAACAAGGCGTTCCGATTCCTGCCTCATGACTATCCCGATGCAAAGAATCTGCCCGCGGCTCCTGCCGATGTAGAGCCCTTTATGGCTGCCGAGCCCGACATGAAGCGGGTGTGGGTGGTGCGTGACAATGCTCTTGTGCCCGTGACAATAAAAACCGGAGTGAGCAACGGTGCTGTGACCCAGGTGATTTCGGGTATAGGCGAAAACGATGTCGTAGCCGTTGAGTACGACATGGGAATGCCGCAAATGGGAATGCCACAGGGCATGGGCGACGGCGAACGCAGTCCGTTTGCTCCCCAACCGCCGGGACAAAGGAAAAAGTGACATGAATAATTCCAATAACAGGAAATCATCATGAATACAAATCGAGAGATAATAAGGATTGAGAATTTGCGCCGTGACTTCGTCGTGGGCGGTGAAACCGTCCATGCCCTGCGAGGTGTGTCGTTCACGATTCACGAAGGTGAATTTGTAACGATAATGGGTACATCGGGTTCAGGTAAATCGACGCTTCTCAATCTGCTCGGATGCCTCGACACTCCCACTACCGGCGAATACAAGCTCGACGGAGTGTCGGTGCAATCCATGAGCAAAAATGAAAGGGCTGTGACGCGAAACCGCAAGATAGGATTCGTGTTCCAGAGCTATAATTTGCTTCCCAAGACCACGGCCCTTGAAAATGTCGAACTGCCTCTGCTCTACAACCCGAAAGTGTCGGCACGACAGCGCCGTGACATGGCCACGAAGGCTCTTGAGGCAGTGGGACTGCATGACCGGTTGTACCATAAAAGCAATCAGATGTCGGGAGGACAGCAGCAACGTGTTGCTATAGCACGTGCTCTTGTCAACGACCCCGTCATCATACTTGCCGATGAGGCTACCGGAAATCTTGACACCCGCACATCCTACAGCATTCTCGTGCTGTTTCAGCAGCTTCATTCGAGAGGACGAACGATCATATTCGTGACCCATAATCCCGATCTTGCCGCTTACTCATCGCGTAACATAGTGCTGCGTGACGGAAAAATCGTATCGGATGTTATTAACCCAAATCCGGCATCGGCCAAGGAGGTCTATGACTCGTTGCCTGCCGAAAACGACTGATGAATATGAAATTTGGCAATCTGTTTAAAATAGCGTTGAAGGCTCTCAATAACAATAAGATGAGATGCTTTCTCACGATGCTCGGCGTCATCATCGGTGTTGCGTCGGTGATAACCATGCTGGCAATCGGACAAGGTTCAAAGGACAGCATAAAGGCGCAGATATCGGAGATGGGTTCCAACATGATAATGATTCATCCCGGTAACATGCAGCGTGGCGGTGTGCGTCAAAGTGCCGATGACACTCAGTCGCTTGAGGTTGTTGACTTTGAAGCAATACGTGACGAAGCTGCCTTCGTTTCATCGATATCGCCTACTGTCAACAGCGGCGGCCAGTTTATCAACGGTAACAACAACTATCCATCGACAATATATGGAGTCACTCCCGACTATCTCGATATACGAAAGGTAAAAGTCGCCGACGGAGCCATATTCACCGAGCAGGATATAAAGTCGGCCGCCAAGGTGTGCCTGCTGGGAAAGACGGTCATTGACAACCTGTTTCCAAACGGGGAGAATCCTATAGGCAGGGTGGTGCGATTCAACAAGATACCGTTCACCGTCATAGGCACTCTCGAACCTAAAGGAACCAACTCCATGGGTATGGACCAGGATGATGTAGTGCTCGCGCCTTATACTACCATAATGAAGAGGGTGCTTGCAATCGACTACATTCAGGGACTTTATGCGAGTGCTGTTGACGAAGACATGACCGATGACGCAATCGATGAGATAACTGAAATACTACGACGCCAGCATAAACTGAAGGATGGTGCCATTGATGACTTTGAGATACGTTCCCAACAGGAGTTGAGCGAAATGATGAACTCCACGAGCGACATGATGACGGTGTTGCTTGCCTGCATAGCGGGAATTTCGCTCCTTGTGGGAGGTATAGGAATCATGAACATCATGTATGTGTCAGTTACCGAGCGTACCCGTGAAATAGGTCTGCGCATGTCTATTGGAGCACGTGGAATCGATATACTTGTCCAGTTCCTTATCGAGGCTGTGATTATCAGCGTTACGGGAGGTGTGATAGGTGTCATAGTTGGTGCACTTGCTTCATGGCTCGTGAATGTCGTAGCACATTGGCCAGTTTCAATCCAAGTTTATTCAGTGGTCCTTTCGTTTGTCGTATGTACCGTTACAGGAGTGTTCTTCGGATGGTATCCGGCAAAGAAAGCTGCAAATCTCGACCCGATAGAAGCTATTAGATATGAATAGTGAAATAAATAGTTACAAACAGCCTTCTCAGACACTGCAGAAGTGGGTGAAAGTAGTCACCCACTTCTTGTGTCTTGGTATAATCTTCATTCTTCCCGAGGTGCTTGTGAGCCGTAGTTTCCCGGCCGGGAGCGGTATCCCATGGGGAATGTATGCCAAGTCGCTGCTATTTGTGGCGGTGTTCTACATCAATTATTACATCATAATAGACTATTGCCTCGGAAGGCGTCGATGGGTGTTGAGGCTTACTGGACTTAATGTCGTCATAATCATCGTGACGCTGCTATGCGCTTATTTCTTGATGGATATGCATTCGGGCGAAATGCCGCGCCGCGTACCCCGTCATGTTGATGCGCACGCCGATTTGCTCAGGCGAGTGTCATTTCTGATGCGTGACGTGGTTATGGCGATTCTCACCGTGGCGTTGAGCGTCGCCATGAAGCTTAGCGACTATTGGGTGAAGCTTAACCGTCAGCGGCAGGAAATGGAGATGGTGCAGCACAAGGAAGAGCTTGAGAGCCTTAAGAAGCAGCTTAACCCTCACTTCCTTTTCAATACGCTGAACTCGATATATGCTCTCATAGCCATAAGCCCCGACAAGGCTCAGCAGGCGGTTCACGAGCTGAGTCAGCTGCTGCGTTACGTGCTCTATGAAAATTCGCCTACAGTTCCCATCCAGGATGAGCTTACATTCATTGACAACTATGTCAAGCTCATGAAGCTGCGCATAGGCGATAAGATGCCTATCAATGTCACGCTCGACAGCGGCGACTGCAATGACTGTCACATAGCTCCGCTGCTGTTCATCTCGCCGGTTGAGAATGCTTTCAAATACGGCAATACAGGTCGGTCGGGCGACAGCATCGACATTTCAATCGTGTGCCGCGAAGGATCGATACATTGTCACATCGCCAACAATTTCATCGATTCGGAGAAGCGTGACATAGCATCCTCGGGAATAGGAAATGTCAATCTTCGGCGTCGTCTTGACCTTATTTACGGCAACAAGGCCGAAATGTCGACAAAAATAGATGGCGACCGATATATAGTTGACATGATAATAACGTTATAATATAAAAACAAAGACTATATGCTTACATTACGTTGCTGCGTAGTAGATGATGAGCCTTTGGCTCAGGAACTGGTTGCGTCATATATCGAGAAGACTCCTTTCATGGAGCTTGTCGGTAAGTTCAGTTCGGCTCAGGATTCGGTCAAGACGATTCTTGAGGAGGATATTGATGTCGTGTTCCTTGACATACACATGCCACAGCTCAACGGGATGGAGTTTGCGAGAATAGTGCCTTCCACCTGTCGCATAATATTCACTACGGCCTATGACCGGTATGCCATCGAAGGGT contains:
- a CDS encoding sensor histidine kinase, with amino-acid sequence MNSEINSYKQPSQTLQKWVKVVTHFLCLGIIFILPEVLVSRSFPAGSGIPWGMYAKSLLFVAVFYINYYIIIDYCLGRRRWVLRLTGLNVVIIIVTLLCAYFLMDMHSGEMPRRVPRHVDAHADLLRRVSFLMRDVVMAILTVALSVAMKLSDYWVKLNRQRQEMEMVQHKEELESLKKQLNPHFLFNTLNSIYALIAISPDKAQQAVHELSQLLRYVLYENSPTVPIQDELTFIDNYVKLMKLRIGDKMPINVTLDSGDCNDCHIAPLLFISPVENAFKYGNTGRSGDSIDISIVCREGSIHCHIANNFIDSEKRDIASSGIGNVNLRRRLDLIYGNKAEMSTKIDGDRYIVDMIITL